From a region of the Pongo abelii isolate AG06213 chromosome 9, NHGRI_mPonAbe1-v2.0_pri, whole genome shotgun sequence genome:
- the KCNK7 gene encoding potassium channel subfamily K member 7, whose amino-acid sequence MGGLRPWARYGLLVVAHLLALGLGAVVFQALEGPPACRLQAELRAELAAFQAEHRACLPPGALEELLGTALATQAHGVSSLGNSSEARTWDLPSALLFAASILTTTGYGHMAPLSPGGKAFCMVYAALGLPASLALVATLRHCLLPVLSRPGAWVAVHWQLSPSRAALLQAVALGLLVASSFVLLPALVLWGLQGDCSLLGAVYFCFSSLSTIGLGDLLPGHGRSLHPVIYHLGQLALLGYLLLGLLAMLLAVETFSELPQVRAMGKFFRPSGPVTAEDQGGILGQDELALSTLPPAAPASGQAPAC is encoded by the exons ATGGGGGGTCTAAGGCCCTGGGCCCGATATGGGCTCCTGGTTGTGGCCCACTTGCTGGCCCTGGGGCTTGGGGCTGTGGTGTTCCAGGCCCTGGAGGGGCCTCCTGCATGCAGGCTTCAGGCTGAGCTCAGGGCAGAGCTGGCAGCCTTCCAGGCAGAGCATAGGGCCTGCCTGCCACCCGGAGCTCTGGAAGAGCTGCTGGGCACTGCCCTGGCCACCCAGGCCCATGGcgtctccagcctgggcaacagctcAGAGGCCAGGACCTGGGACCTTCCCTCAGCCCTGCTCTTCGCTGCCAGCATCCTCACCACCACAG GTTATGGCCACATGGCCCCACTATCGCCAGGCGGAAAGGCCTTCTGCATGGTCTATGCAGCCCTGGGGCTGCCAGCCTCCTTAGCTCTCGTGGCCACCCTGCGCCATTGCCTGCTGCCTGTGCTCAGCCGCCCAGGTGCCTGGGTAGCGGTCCACTGGCAGCTGTCACCGTCCAGGGCTGCGCTGCTGCAGGCAGTCGCACTGGGACTGCTGGTGGCCAGCAGCTTTGTGCTGCTGCCAGCGCTGGTGCTGTGGGGCCTTCAGGGCGACTGCAGCCTGCTGGGGGCAGTCTACTTCTGCTTCAGCTCGCTCAGCACCATTGGCCTGGGGGACCTGCTGCCCGGCCACGGCCGCAGCCTGCACCCCGTGATTTACCACCTGGGTCAGCTCGCACTTCTTG GTTACTTGCTTCTAGGACTCTTGGCCATGCTGCTGGCTGTGGAGACCTTCTCTGAGCTGCCACAGGTCCGTGCCATGGGGAAGTTCTTCAGGCCCAGTGGTCCTGTGACTGCTGAGGACCAAGGTGGCATCCTAGGGCAGGATGAACTGGCTCTGAGCACCCTGCCGCCCGCGGCCCCAGCTTCAGGACAAGCCCCTGCTTGCTGA